A window of the Chitinispirillum alkaliphilum genome harbors these coding sequences:
- a CDS encoding Peptidoglycan-associated lipoprotein encodes MRILSSSFLLLVFLIAIMSGGCRMRGTVVTDADYEQIPVDTAFSDIYDFSSVDTSESAVFRTVSLSEDMERRASKALQPVYFEYDSYTLTDDALKSLANVVTFLNENSSVRILIEGHCDERGTSNYNMGLGENRARVVRNYLHSLGVRPIRLEITSYGKESPARPGCGADEECHFFNRRAEFRVLSQ; translated from the coding sequence ATGCGAATACTTTCTTCATCATTTCTCTTGCTGGTTTTTCTGATTGCGATAATGTCGGGAGGTTGCAGAATGCGGGGCACAGTTGTAACGGATGCTGATTATGAGCAGATACCTGTTGATACGGCTTTCAGCGATATTTATGATTTCAGCTCTGTTGACACATCTGAATCAGCTGTTTTCCGCACCGTGTCTCTTTCTGAAGATATGGAGCGCAGGGCCAGTAAAGCACTTCAGCCTGTTTATTTTGAATATGACAGTTATACTCTCACTGATGATGCACTTAAAAGCCTGGCCAATGTGGTTACTTTTCTCAACGAAAACTCCTCAGTGCGAATTCTTATTGAGGGGCATTGTGATGAGCGGGGCACATCAAACTATAATATGGGACTGGGAGAGAACAGAGCGCGGGTGGTCAGAAATTATCTGCATAGTTTAGGGGTAAGACCTATACGTCTGGAGATTACCTCCTACGGAAAAGAATCTCCTGCAAGGCCAGGGTGTGGTGCTGATGAGGAGTGTCACTTTTTTAACAGGCGCGCAGAGTTTAGGGTATTATCACAATGA
- a CDS encoding Tol-pal system protein TolB → MKKLILLFLIFPFWISAQQRFDLEVYASRFDSIPIGVVGFESTNDIQVAQNAPWEVIASNLDFSGRFSVVSSEEYDSALFIDSGIGIYIDGKYTVEGDSITIECYLRDVETRSLIIGKKYSGEKRFLRNMAHRYSNEIVEMLFGDRGIFESKILFVRTEGARRNIAVMDFDGHNQKQLTNTNVINIFPKFEGKNGVIWTSYQRGKPDLFRGSIAKGTHEIFIYNRAMQVSPAISRIDGMIAFACSRRGNLDIYVCEPDGSNLRQLTFHRGIDTSPTWSPNGFRMAFTSDRAGGPQIYVMDADGANQKRITFESRYADAPAWSPRGDRIAYVSMGQSGKFDIWTVSPDGSDPFQVTDLPGSNEYPTWSPDGSLIAFTNIRGDRSDLYVVRPDGTRLRRVTSTGDVRMPDWSDF, encoded by the coding sequence ATGAAAAAACTGATTCTGCTGTTTTTGATTTTCCCTTTTTGGATTTCAGCTCAACAGCGTTTTGATCTTGAAGTTTACGCAAGTAGGTTTGATAGTATCCCGATCGGTGTTGTTGGATTTGAATCTACCAATGATATTCAGGTCGCACAAAACGCCCCCTGGGAAGTGATTGCATCAAACTTGGACTTCTCCGGGAGGTTTTCGGTTGTAAGCAGTGAAGAGTATGACTCTGCTTTATTTATCGACAGCGGGATTGGTATCTATATAGACGGGAAATATACCGTCGAAGGGGATAGTATCACAATTGAGTGTTACCTGAGAGATGTAGAAACAAGGAGTCTGATTATTGGAAAAAAGTACAGCGGAGAGAAGAGGTTTTTGCGCAATATGGCTCACCGCTACTCCAATGAAATTGTTGAAATGCTCTTTGGTGACAGGGGGATTTTTGAAAGCAAAATTCTGTTTGTCAGAACAGAGGGAGCAAGAAGAAACATTGCCGTTATGGATTTTGATGGCCATAACCAGAAGCAACTAACCAACACTAATGTGATAAATATCTTTCCCAAATTTGAGGGCAAAAATGGTGTGATTTGGACTTCTTACCAAAGAGGGAAGCCTGATTTGTTCAGAGGTTCCATCGCAAAGGGAACACATGAGATATTCATCTATAACAGAGCGATGCAGGTATCTCCGGCAATATCCCGCATTGATGGGATGATTGCATTTGCCTGCTCCAGAAGAGGTAATCTCGATATTTATGTGTGCGAACCGGATGGCAGCAACCTTCGCCAGCTTACGTTCCACAGGGGAATTGACACGAGTCCGACCTGGTCACCAAATGGATTTCGTATGGCTTTCACCTCAGACAGGGCTGGAGGGCCTCAGATATATGTAATGGATGCAGATGGTGCCAATCAGAAAAGGATCACCTTTGAGAGCAGATATGCAGACGCTCCGGCATGGTCGCCACGGGGTGACAGAATTGCCTATGTCTCGATGGGTCAGAGCGGGAAATTTGATATCTGGACAGTATCCCCGGATGGAAGTGATCCGTTTCAGGTAACAGATTTACCCGGATCAAATGAATATCCTACCTGGTCACCGGATGGGAGTCTGATTGCTTTCACCAATATCCGTGGAGACAGAAGTGATCTGTATGTTGTTAGGCCTGATGGAACCCGTTTGCGCAGGGTGACATCAACAGGTGATGTACGTATGCCGGACTGGTCTGATTTCTGA
- a CDS encoding Tol-pal system protein TolR — translation MRNKRRRRRHVISELNLTSLIDVVFALLIIFMITAPMMTQGIQVDLPETESKSVEAHESIQVSVNAQREIFIDQEKVALVDFRRRFREVFGGRADVPVFVNADQKVPYGFVMRVISEIQNAGVVKLGFFTTPITGDGY, via the coding sequence ATGAGAAATAAAAGAAGACGTCGCCGTCACGTTATAAGCGAACTGAATCTAACCAGTCTGATTGATGTGGTGTTTGCGTTATTGATAATATTTATGATTACTGCGCCAATGATGACACAGGGAATACAGGTAGATTTGCCTGAAACAGAATCAAAGAGTGTGGAGGCACACGAGTCGATACAGGTTTCGGTCAATGCTCAGAGAGAGATTTTCATTGATCAGGAAAAGGTGGCTTTGGTTGATTTCAGACGCAGATTCAGGGAAGTCTTTGGTGGCAGGGCAGATGTGCCGGTATTTGTGAATGCAGATCAAAAGGTTCCCTACGGATTTGTGATGAGGGTCATTTCTGAAATCCAGAATGCAGGGGTTGTTAAACTGGGCTTTTTCACTACACCGATAACCGGGGACGGGTATTGA
- a CDS encoding Tol-pal system protein TolQ has translation MSIPVLDMIMRSGLVARIIILLLVFFSLVTWAIIFNRVYVLSRLGSANRQFRNRFSGMKRLLDVENLSHKELSSPMAQLGRSGAMEYRRILQDAKSHTGVKDWSFFLQNQFSMAADHLQSVYSSLITSFDKGVFLLAMISSIAPFLGLLGTVWGIMNSFFEIGQQGSASLPVVAPGIAEALITTIVGLAVAIPSLFFYNFINNRAEKIEDEMDEFREQLTVRLKREIFNLLYGQRPPVKTSPDSSNT, from the coding sequence ATGAGTATTCCGGTGTTGGATATGATAATGCGTTCAGGATTGGTTGCAAGGATAATAATCCTTTTGCTTGTTTTTTTCTCTTTGGTTACCTGGGCGATAATTTTTAACAGGGTTTATGTGCTGAGCCGTTTGGGTTCTGCAAACAGGCAGTTTCGCAACAGATTTTCGGGAATGAAGCGTCTTTTGGATGTTGAGAATCTCAGTCATAAGGAACTTAGCTCTCCAATGGCACAGCTTGGCAGAAGTGGTGCCATGGAATATCGCAGAATTCTTCAGGATGCCAAATCTCACACAGGGGTGAAAGATTGGTCATTCTTTTTGCAGAATCAGTTTTCTATGGCTGCAGACCACCTTCAATCGGTATACAGTTCATTGATCACCTCTTTTGATAAGGGGGTTTTTCTTCTGGCAATGATAAGCAGTATTGCTCCTTTCCTTGGGCTTCTTGGTACAGTTTGGGGAATAATGAACTCATTTTTCGAAATCGGCCAGCAGGGTTCTGCAAGTTTACCGGTTGTTGCTCCGGGGATTGCAGAGGCACTAATCACCACGATTGTGGGGCTGGCAGTAGCGATACCTTCCCTGTTTTTCTACAATTTTATTAATAACAGGGCAGAGAAAATTGAGGATGAAATGGACGAGTTCAGGGAACAGCTCACTGTTCGTTTAAAACGGGAAATATTCAATTTGCTCTATGGACAGAGACCGCCAGTGAAGACTTCACCTGATAGCAGCAATACCTGA
- a CDS encoding Osmotically inducible protein Y precursor yields the protein MAYTDEEIRRVVQDQLAWDGRLSNSQIEISVQGGKVTMSGEVSSFTARQAAETDALMVPGVMEVDNRTVIGFPYGEQKLEDRELKVSILNRFLWNPNIPASEIDVGVSDGVVSLKGSVDGYWKKVRAEEIVYGMSGVINVRNEIAVVPSKEYSDKEIADVITNAMERNEYIDPQRVELQVDNGIVAVSGTLESRNEVFEIIRIIKYTRGVREIVNLLDIARRAA from the coding sequence ATGGCTTATACAGATGAAGAGATTCGCAGAGTGGTTCAGGATCAGCTGGCCTGGGACGGGAGGTTGTCAAACTCCCAGATTGAAATCTCTGTTCAGGGGGGAAAGGTTACCATGTCTGGTGAAGTCAGCTCGTTTACCGCAAGGCAGGCCGCAGAGACCGATGCTCTGATGGTTCCGGGTGTCATGGAAGTCGATAACCGAACAGTTATAGGGTTCCCTTACGGTGAGCAGAAATTGGAGGACAGGGAGTTGAAGGTTTCTATTCTCAACCGTTTTCTCTGGAACCCCAACATTCCAGCTTCGGAAATCGATGTGGGTGTAAGTGATGGGGTTGTATCCCTTAAGGGGAGTGTGGATGGGTATTGGAAAAAGGTCAGGGCTGAGGAAATTGTGTACGGGATGAGCGGGGTAATAAATGTACGCAATGAAATAGCAGTGGTGCCTTCAAAAGAATACAGTGACAAAGAGATCGCCGATGTCATAACCAATGCAATGGAGCGCAATGAATACATCGATCCCCAGAGGGTGGAACTTCAGGTTGACAATGGAATAGTTGCAGTGTCAGGTACTCTTGAGAGTCGCAATGAGGTTTTTGAAATCATAAGGATAATAAAATACACCCGCGGGGTACGGGAAATTGTGAATCTTCTGGACATAGCCCGAAGAGCTGCCTGA
- a CDS encoding dihydroorotate dehydrogenase, translating to MDLSTDYMGLSLKNPLIGSSSPLWTDINNIKLFEDCGGAAIVLHSLFEEQLFSKQEHNVSAVDPEDAEYITYLPDFGSYSYDAEEYFRVLQRAKESVDIPVIASINGISPEGWVEYAREVQRCGADGLELNIYDVADNPAFTCSQVESRIFELIRAVRRGVSIPLGVKIGCFFSSIPNIVSRIEHSGVNAVVLFNRFYQPDIDLRTFEPLAKIRLSTSDELTIRLHWMAALHGRVDIDKAVTGGVHSGGDVIKCLAAGANAAMMTSALLINGIDFVREVLRDVPRWLEYHGYSSVRQLIGIMPTISLHYLKSTERVNYLRVLGSYIQQTKKNKDPEDKDGLYR from the coding sequence ATGGATCTTTCAACCGATTACATGGGCTTAAGTTTAAAGAATCCTCTGATCGGTTCATCATCACCGCTGTGGACAGATATAAACAATATAAAACTGTTTGAGGACTGTGGGGGGGCGGCGATAGTTCTGCACTCACTCTTCGAGGAACAGCTTTTCTCAAAACAAGAACATAACGTTTCGGCAGTTGATCCGGAGGATGCGGAATATATCACTTATCTTCCGGATTTCGGCTCTTACTCCTATGATGCGGAGGAGTATTTCAGGGTTTTGCAAAGGGCAAAGGAGTCGGTGGACATTCCGGTCATAGCCAGTATAAATGGCATAAGTCCGGAGGGGTGGGTTGAGTATGCAAGGGAGGTTCAGAGATGTGGGGCGGATGGACTGGAGCTTAACATATATGATGTTGCAGATAATCCTGCTTTCACCTGTTCACAGGTTGAGAGCAGGATTTTTGAGCTTATCAGGGCTGTGAGAAGGGGGGTGTCCATACCTCTTGGGGTGAAGATCGGTTGTTTTTTTTCCTCTATTCCCAATATCGTTTCGAGAATAGAGCACAGTGGGGTTAATGCGGTTGTTTTGTTTAACAGGTTTTATCAGCCAGATATTGATCTGCGTACGTTTGAGCCTCTTGCGAAGATAAGGCTGAGTACTTCTGATGAGCTGACGATACGTCTTCACTGGATGGCGGCTCTTCATGGCAGGGTAGATATCGACAAGGCGGTAACGGGTGGGGTTCACAGTGGGGGGGATGTTATAAAATGTCTGGCGGCAGGAGCCAATGCGGCAATGATGACCTCAGCGCTTTTGATAAATGGCATAGATTTTGTCCGGGAAGTTTTAAGGGATGTTCCCCGTTGGCTTGAGTATCACGGGTATTCTTCTGTCAGGCAACTGATTGGAATCATGCCCACGATCTCACTGCACTACCTTAAATCGACTGAGAGGGTTAACTATCTCAGAGTTCTGGGGTCTTACATACAACAAACCAAGAAAAACAAGGATCCGGAGGACAAAGATGGCTTATACAGATGA
- a CDS encoding protein serine-threonine phosphatase — translation MVTTLPYPCLLLLVGPGGSGKTTFAQNHFTPTQVVSSDKCRAMISDDENDQSVSYEAFKLLYHIVSKRVMLRKLTVVDATNTQKYARKRLIEINKRFGPLPAAAIVFNLPEQKCIERDANRKRSIGQHIIRSQYKQFRQSLNRLPEEGFSPIIFLSETRSVEQHTLTLLG, via the coding sequence ATGGTCACTACTCTGCCTTACCCCTGCTTACTTTTACTTGTCGGTCCGGGCGGATCAGGCAAAACAACCTTCGCACAAAATCATTTTACCCCCACCCAAGTCGTCTCCTCAGACAAATGCAGAGCAATGATTAGCGATGATGAAAATGATCAGAGTGTCTCATATGAGGCTTTTAAACTGCTCTATCATATAGTAAGCAAAAGAGTAATGCTGAGAAAACTTACGGTTGTGGATGCAACCAACACTCAAAAATATGCCCGTAAGCGACTGATTGAGATCAATAAGCGCTTCGGTCCCCTGCCTGCAGCAGCCATAGTGTTTAACTTACCAGAACAAAAGTGCATAGAAAGGGATGCAAATCGAAAAAGATCTATAGGACAACATATAATCCGGAGTCAATACAAACAGTTCAGACAATCACTGAACAGGCTTCCGGAGGAGGGCTTTTCACCCATAATATTTCTCTCTGAAACAAGATCGGTTGAACAACACACCCTAACTCTGCTTGGATAA
- a CDS encoding putative acetyltransferase YvoF, with the protein MDNILNRVFRKIAYIAPGGYSVRPKLHKLRGVKIGRNVWISQYVYIDELHPEVITIGDNCTVGLHTTIVSHFYWGPKRSSHSAGPVKIENDVFIGPHCVILPNVTIGSGSVIQAGTVVSRDVPPNTLWGLPKAGPLARITVPLTSQNGYDRFLSGLRPYTDLLSKQS; encoded by the coding sequence GTGGATAATATACTAAACAGAGTTTTCAGAAAAATCGCCTATATTGCACCGGGTGGTTATTCTGTACGTCCAAAACTTCACAAGCTCCGTGGTGTTAAAATCGGCAGAAATGTTTGGATAAGTCAGTATGTGTATATCGATGAACTCCATCCGGAGGTGATTACAATCGGGGATAATTGTACTGTCGGTTTGCATACAACCATTGTGTCCCATTTTTACTGGGGACCCAAACGTTCTTCCCACTCTGCGGGGCCGGTTAAAATAGAAAATGATGTATTTATAGGTCCGCACTGTGTCATCCTTCCCAATGTTACAATTGGTAGTGGTTCGGTGATTCAGGCCGGAACTGTGGTTTCAAGGGATGTGCCACCGAATACTCTTTGGGGATTGCCTAAAGCGGGGCCTTTGGCAAGAATTACCGTTCCGCTTACTTCACAAAACGGGTATGACAGGTTTCTGAGCGGCTTGAGGCCCTATACTGATTTGTTATCCAAGCAGAGTTAG
- a CDS encoding 3-polyprenyl-4-hydroxybenzoate carboxy-lyase UbiX: MKEKRIVVAITGASGVIYGVRVLEMLREAEAETHLIISEAASEVMSLETDYSVSDIKNMATFSYSESDFTASIASGSFRTDGMIVAPCSVKSLSAIANSFCSTLISRSADVTLKERRPLVLCVRETPFHKGHLDLMMRAADNGAVICPPIPSFYLHPRSLLDHIGQVAGKLISFVGIECKGLKGWTGKRDGFQGMVVKDTGGVCG; this comes from the coding sequence ATGAAAGAAAAAAGAATCGTTGTTGCAATCACCGGAGCCTCCGGGGTTATCTACGGGGTAAGGGTACTTGAGATGCTCAGGGAGGCAGAAGCAGAGACTCATCTGATAATAAGCGAGGCTGCTTCAGAAGTGATGAGTCTTGAGACCGATTATTCAGTTTCAGATATTAAGAACATGGCGACCTTTTCATACTCAGAGAGTGACTTTACCGCATCTATTGCCAGTGGTTCATTTAGAACCGATGGGATGATTGTTGCTCCGTGTTCGGTAAAGTCACTCTCTGCAATCGCAAATTCATTTTGTTCTACACTGATCAGCAGATCTGCGGATGTGACGCTTAAGGAGAGAAGACCTTTGGTTTTGTGTGTAAGAGAAACGCCTTTTCATAAGGGACATTTGGATTTGATGATGAGGGCTGCAGACAACGGAGCTGTAATTTGTCCCCCTATTCCCTCCTTTTATCTTCATCCCCGGTCTCTTCTGGATCATATTGGCCAGGTTGCGGGGAAATTAATCTCTTTTGTAGGTATAGAATGCAAGGGGTTGAAGGGGTGGACCGGGAAAAGAGATGGTTTTCAGGGAATGGTGGTTAAAGATACAGGGGGAGTGTGTGGATAA
- a CDS encoding 3-polyprenyl-4-hydroxybenzoate decarboxylase — protein MDLRTYISELVKLDWLTVVERRVNWKFEIGEIARGSFHPLLFTNIKDYPGQSVFTGGLGRDELVSLSMGVNTGAKSAEIAKVIRQRTAQPLEPVVVKESLVLKNVQRKNSIDINRFAVPWWSNIDGGRFIGTWHLNITKNIQTGKRNVGVYRMQVMDKRRATVSVSPRSHLAHHMALAEKESKPLEMAVAIGVDELAVMAAGGAFDSGVDEYCMAGALMQRPLELINCLSVDLEVPASSEIILEGVLLPHVRISDGPYLDYAGVPSSNPQAFLFEITSVMYRDDPIFRGTSVGMPGGEDHHMLSLLAKAGLVDFHGSRIRHVIQNVLLKNRMYKAFQMSGRIKNKS, from the coding sequence ATGGACCTCAGAACTTATATATCAGAACTTGTAAAACTGGATTGGTTGACAGTTGTTGAGCGAAGGGTGAACTGGAAATTTGAAATAGGGGAGATAGCAAGGGGATCATTTCACCCTCTGTTGTTTACCAATATAAAAGATTATCCGGGTCAGAGTGTGTTTACAGGTGGGCTTGGAAGAGATGAGTTGGTGTCCCTTTCAATGGGAGTAAATACGGGGGCAAAAAGTGCTGAGATTGCAAAGGTTATCAGACAGCGCACAGCTCAACCGCTTGAGCCTGTTGTAGTCAAAGAGAGTCTTGTTTTGAAAAATGTTCAACGCAAAAATTCCATTGATATCAACCGCTTTGCTGTTCCATGGTGGAGCAATATCGATGGGGGCAGATTTATCGGTACATGGCATCTCAATATTACAAAGAATATACAAACCGGAAAACGCAATGTAGGTGTCTACAGAATGCAGGTGATGGATAAGAGGAGAGCGACCGTGAGTGTGTCTCCCAGAAGTCATCTTGCACACCACATGGCTTTGGCAGAAAAAGAGTCAAAACCTTTGGAGATGGCTGTCGCGATTGGAGTGGATGAACTGGCAGTCATGGCTGCTGGTGGAGCATTTGACAGCGGGGTAGATGAGTACTGCATGGCTGGTGCTTTGATGCAAAGACCTCTTGAACTTATAAACTGTTTAAGTGTCGACCTTGAAGTACCTGCAAGTTCAGAAATTATTTTGGAGGGAGTACTTTTACCCCATGTGCGTATATCCGATGGTCCTTATCTTGATTATGCCGGTGTTCCAAGCAGCAACCCCCAGGCATTCCTTTTTGAAATAACTTCTGTAATGTACAGAGACGATCCCATTTTCAGGGGTACATCAGTAGGTATGCCCGGTGGAGAGGATCACCACATGCTTTCGCTTTTGGCAAAGGCGGGTTTGGTTGACTTTCACGGATCAAGGATTAGGCATGTCATTCAGAATGTACTATTAAAAAACAGAATGTATAAGGCTTTTCAGATGAGCGGAAGAATCAAAAACAAATCTTAA
- a CDS encoding amine oxidase, which produces MVIIGGGLAGLGAAWEFSKRKMGGAPIKYTMLEKEGRVGGLCRTEQQGDFLFDYTGHLLHFQTDLFRDLVFSFDQKFEQKNRKAWIFTNGVYTKYPFQANLYGLPKDIVIECIYEYSKRYFSGIKEEIVTFEDWIRAHFGDGIARHFMIPYNSKIFKKHPAELTPDTTGRFVPSSNLKLLLAGALAENEGDLGYNSVFHYPQRGGIESVIKNISSRIDNIELNESVVAVKPQEQLVITSSGKKIPYDYLVSTQPLPSLVENMEGVSDTIREASGKLNHVSVLNINFGISGNISEKHWVYTPENDFPFHRIGFPHNFSPFMAPKRHSSVYLEISYDPAQGINIEEAKRSSVAALVRMGVIEKPEQIVAEKIIDIPHGYVIFDKERNRSVETIKDFLTKRNIYSVGRFGAWEYSSMEDAFTMGVEAAEDIHRKIIRYSEAENRVSF; this is translated from the coding sequence GTGGTGATAATTGGGGGAGGACTTGCCGGGTTGGGTGCTGCGTGGGAGTTCTCAAAGAGAAAAATGGGTGGGGCACCGATAAAGTATACCATGCTGGAGAAAGAGGGGCGCGTTGGTGGATTATGCCGCACTGAGCAGCAGGGGGATTTTCTTTTTGACTACACCGGACATCTTCTCCATTTTCAGACCGATCTGTTCAGGGACCTTGTGTTCTCATTTGATCAGAAATTTGAACAGAAAAACAGAAAGGCCTGGATTTTCACAAACGGTGTCTATACAAAATACCCCTTTCAGGCTAATCTCTATGGGCTTCCAAAAGACATAGTTATAGAGTGTATATACGAATACAGTAAAAGATATTTCAGCGGAATAAAGGAAGAGATTGTAACTTTTGAAGATTGGATCAGGGCACATTTCGGTGACGGTATTGCACGTCATTTCATGATACCCTATAACTCCAAAATTTTCAAAAAACACCCTGCGGAGCTTACTCCCGACACTACCGGGCGTTTTGTTCCATCAAGCAATCTCAAACTTCTTCTTGCCGGGGCATTAGCTGAGAATGAGGGTGATTTGGGTTACAATTCTGTTTTTCACTACCCTCAAAGGGGGGGAATAGAATCTGTGATCAAAAATATCTCTTCTCGAATCGACAATATAGAGCTGAACGAATCAGTGGTGGCTGTTAAGCCTCAGGAGCAATTGGTTATCACCTCCTCGGGAAAGAAGATTCCCTATGATTACCTTGTCTCCACTCAGCCACTTCCTTCACTTGTGGAAAATATGGAGGGGGTTTCAGATACGATAAGAGAGGCATCCGGAAAACTGAATCATGTATCTGTATTAAATATTAATTTTGGTATATCCGGAAATATAAGTGAGAAGCATTGGGTTTATACACCAGAAAACGATTTCCCTTTTCACCGCATCGGTTTTCCTCATAATTTCTCCCCCTTTATGGCTCCCAAGAGGCATAGCTCCGTTTATCTTGAGATTTCCTACGATCCTGCACAGGGTATTAACATTGAAGAGGCAAAGAGGAGTTCTGTAGCTGCTTTGGTAAGAATGGGAGTGATTGAGAAACCTGAGCAGATTGTAGCAGAGAAAATTATCGATATTCCCCATGGGTACGTTATCTTCGACAAAGAGAGAAACAGGTCTGTTGAGACCATTAAAGATTTCCTTACAAAAAGAAACATCTACTCTGTGGGACGTTTTGGAGCCTGGGAGTATTCATCTATGGAGGATGCTTTCACTATGGGAGTGGAAGCTGCAGAAGATATCCATAGGAAAATCATCCGGTATTCTGAAGCGGAAAACAGGGTTTCCTTTTGA
- a CDS encoding glycosyl transferase family 1, which translates to MMKKLKVLHIYKSFNVYNGLIEILDILAQNFDHNTMELAVCVFEYETNPFGKRFEELGGKIFNLSVKQNAVNEPRSFYRLYRFFKEYRPDIVQTHVLKANLMGIAAAKLARVPVVIGTEMTLKDTAPSKVARVRDRFIQPFTSMVINRCDSFVVTSKFIKSEWEKSCAPNLFKIVYPPFNLRKIRDTERNGAKRGAYSKRIGFIGRLSDEKSIDILLEAMSIVGEYEPEAKLTVVGTGPLEESLKRYAEKIGVDKRVNFAGYRSNVFEALKEIDIFVLSSRTEGCPIVILEAMAAGVPVVATRVGGNPELVEDGRTGFLVPHSDPAAMAEAILKLTADSGKASRMGKEGRKVAFTKFHPSKFSDSLEVLYRDLYDRKKLTV; encoded by the coding sequence GTGATGAAAAAACTTAAGGTTCTTCACATTTACAAGTCATTCAATGTATACAACGGCCTGATCGAAATACTTGATATTCTGGCTCAGAATTTCGATCACAACACAATGGAACTTGCGGTTTGTGTATTTGAATATGAAACAAATCCGTTTGGGAAAAGATTTGAAGAGCTGGGGGGAAAGATATTCAACCTTTCTGTAAAGCAGAATGCTGTCAATGAACCACGTAGTTTTTACCGCCTTTACAGGTTTTTTAAAGAATACAGGCCCGATATCGTTCAAACACACGTACTGAAGGCTAATCTTATGGGTATAGCAGCTGCAAAACTTGCCCGGGTTCCGGTGGTGATAGGAACAGAGATGACGTTAAAAGACACCGCGCCTTCGAAAGTTGCAAGGGTCCGTGATCGTTTTATTCAACCGTTTACTTCAATGGTTATAAACAGATGCGACTCATTTGTGGTCACTTCAAAGTTTATAAAAAGTGAGTGGGAAAAGTCATGTGCCCCGAATCTGTTTAAAATTGTCTATCCCCCTTTTAACCTGCGGAAAATCAGAGACACAGAGCGCAATGGAGCTAAAAGAGGGGCCTATTCCAAAAGGATCGGGTTTATTGGGAGGCTCTCGGATGAAAAGTCGATTGATATTCTTCTGGAGGCTATGAGTATTGTGGGGGAGTATGAGCCGGAGGCTAAGCTTACGGTAGTAGGGACCGGGCCGCTTGAGGAATCCCTTAAAAGATATGCAGAGAAGATCGGTGTTGATAAGAGGGTGAATTTTGCAGGCTACAGGTCTAATGTATTCGAAGCGCTCAAAGAGATTGACATATTCGTTCTCTCATCACGAACCGAGGGGTGTCCCATTGTTATACTCGAGGCGATGGCTGCCGGTGTTCCGGTGGTGGCAACGAGGGTTGGGGGGAATCCTGAGCTTGTGGAAGATGGCAGAACCGGATTTTTAGTTCCCCATAGCGATCCCGCAGCTATGGCGGAGGCGATTCTTAAACTTACAGCCGATTCCGGTAAGGCAAGCAGAATGGGTAAAGAGGGTAGGAAGGTCGCTTTTACCAAATTTCACCCTTCAAAGTTCTCCGATTCTCTTGAGGTGCTTTACCGTGATCTTTACGATAGGAAAAAATTAACAGTTTAA